The following proteins are co-located in the Sphingorhabdus lutea genome:
- the moaA gene encoding GTP 3',8-cyclase MoaA, producing MNIHLPNKAQLLSGKKMQDSFGRNIEYLRLSVTDRCDLRCAYCMDEKMTFLPKSDLLTLEELEQLAQAFIAKGIRKIRITGGEPLVRRDILTLIKRLGAKLKLGEFDELTLTTNGTLLSKYAAILYESGIRRINVSLDSLRPEIFKKLTRRDSLAQVINGIFAAQKAGLKVKINVVALKNVNADEIADIIKWAHHHDMEISLIEVMPLGEIRDDRLDQYLPLSLVRQNLEKNWTLRNIDKKTGGPARYVKIDETGGILGFITPLTHNFCDGCNRVRVTCTGRVYMCLGQDIYVDLRSALRGENSEEMLDKQIAIAMREKPLRHDFSITKPNQMAQIKRHMSVTGG from the coding sequence ATGAACATTCATCTCCCCAATAAGGCACAATTGCTTTCTGGCAAAAAAATGCAAGATAGCTTTGGCCGAAATATAGAATATCTGCGTTTATCGGTGACCGATCGCTGTGATTTGCGATGCGCATATTGCATGGATGAAAAAATGACTTTCCTGCCAAAGTCCGATTTATTGACTTTGGAAGAATTGGAGCAATTGGCACAGGCATTTATCGCAAAGGGCATTCGGAAAATTCGCATTACGGGCGGAGAGCCGCTGGTCCGGCGGGATATTTTAACATTGATAAAGCGATTGGGCGCAAAGTTAAAATTGGGGGAATTTGATGAATTGACCCTGACCACCAATGGCACATTATTGTCAAAATATGCGGCCATATTATATGAAAGTGGAATCCGGCGTATCAATGTCTCATTGGATAGTTTGCGGCCAGAAATATTCAAAAAACTGACCCGCCGTGACAGCTTAGCACAGGTGATAAATGGAATTTTTGCTGCTCAAAAGGCAGGGTTAAAGGTAAAGATAAATGTGGTCGCGTTAAAAAATGTCAATGCAGATGAAATTGCCGATATTATTAAATGGGCGCACCATCATGATATGGAAATTTCGTTAATTGAGGTGATGCCACTTGGCGAAATTAGGGACGATCGGCTGGATCAATATTTGCCCCTGTCACTTGTCCGGCAAAATTTGGAAAAAAATTGGACATTGCGCAATATTGACAAAAAAACCGGTGGTCCGGCGCGTTATGTGAAAATTGATGAAACGGGCGGAATTTTGGGTTTTATAACTCCATTAACGCATAATTTTTGCGACGGGTGCAATCGGGTTCGGGTGACCTGCACCGGACGTGTTTATATGTGTTTGGGACAGGATATTTATGTGGACCTGCGCAGCGCATTGCGCGGCGAGAACAGTGAGGAAATGCTGGACAAACAAATTGCCATTGCCATGCGGGAAAAACCATTGCGGCATGATTTTTCAATAACAAAACCCAATCAAATGGCCCAAATTAAACGGCATATGTCGGTAACGGGTGGGTGA
- a CDS encoding molybdenum cofactor biosynthesis protein MoaE: MISIFDKNFDPEHYLSTFRQQNLGSGAICNFVGMVRRDDGCDDGCDDDLISLKLEHHPRLTQKSIEDIASAAQLRLRLDDILIIHRIGEMAYGEPIVLVAIASKHRRDAFAAADFIMDGLKTRALFWKKEIRRSGDIWIEPRVQDYADAARWK; this comes from the coding sequence ATGATTAGCATTTTTGACAAAAATTTTGACCCAGAGCATTATTTATCAACATTTCGGCAGCAAAATTTGGGCAGCGGCGCTATATGTAATTTTGTTGGGATGGTGCGCCGTGATGATGGATGCGATGACGGATGCGATGATGATTTGATTTCATTAAAATTGGAACATCATCCGCGCCTGACCCAAAAATCAATCGAGGATATTGCATCTGCCGCCCAATTGCGTTTGAGATTGGATGATATTTTAATCATCCACCGCATTGGTGAAATGGCATATGGTGAGCCGATAGTGTTGGTGGCCATTGCCAGCAAACATCGGCGCGATGCCTTTGCCGCCGCTGATTTTATTATGGACGGACTAAAAACAAGGGCATTATTTTGGAAAAAGGAAATACGCCGTTCGGGTGATATTTGGATTGAACCGCGTGTGCAGGATTATGCCGATGCCGCGCGGTGGAAATAA
- a CDS encoding MoaD/ThiS family protein has product MQIEYFGKLNDIAGVNDHIICDEILPLSIDDIIEILTLQNPKLGEILTQNSIKFILNDIFVDGHNIVNKGDVLAFIPPVSGG; this is encoded by the coding sequence ATGCAAATTGAATATTTTGGCAAATTAAATGATATTGCGGGCGTGAATGACCATATTATTTGTGATGAGATATTACCGCTATCCATAGATGATATTATCGAAATTTTGACATTGCAAAACCCCAAATTGGGGGAAATTTTGACCCAAAATAGCATTAAATTTATTTTGAACGATATATTTGTGGATGGGCATAATATCGTTAATAAAGGGGATGTTCTTGCCTTTATCCCGCCGGTTAGCGGGGGGTGA
- the moaB gene encoding molybdenum cofactor biosynthesis protein B, which translates to MHGIDENRVFRPVNIAILTVSDSRNLDEDTSGDILQSRILDAGHKLGGRALVRDDIKQIQDQVKIWANNPDIDVVISTGGTGLTGRDVTPEAVRPLLDKVIEGFSVIFHQVSFGTVGLSTLQSRAVAGIINGTFIFCLPGSNGAVKDGWDKVISMQLDSRHRPCNLVELMPRLKEK; encoded by the coding sequence ATGCATGGAATTGATGAAAATAGGGTGTTTCGTCCGGTCAATATTGCCATTTTAACTGTATCGGACAGCCGCAATTTGGATGAGGATACATCGGGCGATATATTGCAAAGCCGCATATTGGATGCAGGGCATAAATTGGGTGGCCGCGCATTGGTGCGCGATGATATTAAACAAATTCAGGATCAGGTGAAAATTTGGGCGAATAATCCCGACATTGATGTTGTCATTTCAACGGGCGGTACGGGATTGACCGGACGTGATGTGACGCCAGAGGCGGTGCGGCCATTATTGGACAAGGTGATTGAGGGGTTTAGCGTTATTTTCCATCAGGTCAGCTTTGGCACGGTTGGTCTGTCCACTTTGCAATCGCGCGCGGTCGCGGGGATAATCAATGGCACATTTATATTTTGCCTGCCCGGGTCAAATGGCGCGGTAAAGGATGGGTGGGACAAGGTTATTTCCATGCAATTGGACAGCCGCCACCGCCCCTGTAATTTGGTCGAGTTAATGCCGAGGTTGAAGGAAAAATAA